In the genome of Phycodurus eques isolate BA_2022a chromosome 22, UOR_Pequ_1.1, whole genome shotgun sequence, the window GCACGGCACCCAAAAGGCAAGAATGGGAGGATTGGGAGAGAGAGGAGAGTTAAAACCCAGCAACGCATCCAGATAGAAAGTTCTCTTCCAATTAAAAGACTAAAAGCAATTTTTGTCTGTGTTGCCAAGAGCACATGTGGCCCTCTAACCGAACCCAACTTCAATTTTAGCCTAtcacaaacccaaaaaaaaagtctgacgaTAAggcatgacaacaacaatggcaaatTGAGGATAACTAAGTTACTTTGACAGTCCAGTGGCTTTTAACCGATGACAAGTACCCTAAAGCTGCTAATTTACACACGTACATAAAGATTTCCTATTCTAAAGGACGATAGCTTCTAATGTGATGGTTggaaaagaaggaaaacaagTAGAAAGAACACAGTACGACAGGTAGAAGGGCAAAGAAATGAAAGCGTTACACACAAAGAGCCAAGCAGGGCGTACTCAGAAAGCGCGTCCTCCTGCCGACAGGCTTGAAGGCCAAACGCTCGGAACCCCAGCTCAACTTTACGCAGCCTGAGTGAGAAGATgaagagaaggagaagatgGGAGGGAAGAGTGCAACAAAAAGAGACGGGACAGAGAAAACGTAACATTGAGTTATCACAGAGAGAGAAATACAGGAAAGAGGTGAGCAGCGTGTTGATGTGAGTAACGACACATAAGCACGCGTTTGTTTGTTGGCAAGCAAAGATGTGAAAGATCGTAACCCCAACATGGTCTTGATTTTGTCGAGCCTACCTGGGGTGGTAGCACACAAGCTGGGCACGGAGAGAGCCGCCGAGCTGGTGTAGGTCGAACACAGGATGTCGCTGGAGGGAGCCGCCGTGAGGGGCCGCTCACCGCTGCGGCCGCCGTCGCCTGGATCCGCTAATCCCCCTGGCGCTAACTGAGCCAGCTGGCCGGGGCACAACGCCGGGACGCTCTGGGCCGACAAAGCGCTGCCTGGAAACAGCGGGGGGCAGCGAGGAGGCAGGGCGAGCGGCAAGGGAGAccgcgcgcgcacacagacaGCGGtcgtccacaaaacacacacacaaacacacgggaAAACAGACAGAGAAGGCAGTCAGAAATGTTCAAGCTTGGAGCCTGCGGCAGCACCCACCCACACGTAGAACCAAGCAGACACACGTAAACACATACAGTGTACAGCGTTAAACGTTTGCACTGACTGTAAAATCACTGgtgatataaaaagtctccacaccctggttcaaatgccaggttcaTGTAATCTAAAGAACTGAGACGAAGATATATCAATCCCCAGGTACAGCAGGGTGTGCGCAGTGGTGTATCTACATTATTTCAGTGGTTTAGTTTGACTTTCCCTCTCGAAAAGATAAAAAACATAATGGAAAAAGTTTTTCAATCATGTTTTTAGATTGCAATCCCCTAGCACTTAAATAGGGATGTTAAGACTTTTCACATCCACTCTCGGTCGTCTGAACGGACTGTTTAATAGCAGGAAAACCCACCTAGCTGAAGCGGACTCTTGCTACCGTGCGAGGAGCTGGTTCTGGACGATTTGCTTGATTTGCTCTTGGTGGGTCGTCTCCGCTTGCCGGCCAAGGCGATGACCGGGGGGAGTACAGCGGCTGGAGGAACCTACGCCCGCCGACAAAGATGAGGTTTGGTCTTTAAACTTCAATTTTGTCTAAGTTGTTCACCAAGTTAATTGTCATATACCTTTCCCAGCCTTGTGAACAGACCGTCTATTTCTTCCTTCTGACGCGTGTGAAGGGCCTGAATCTCACTCAAGTGTCTGGTGGAagaaacaggacaaaaatatgATGAGTTAAGCTCTTGTGAGGCTCCAGAGGAAGCGGGTGAGAGCCGCCACACTTTTCTTGGAGGCGGTTGATCTCCCGCTTGAAGTCCTCGTCCTCGAATTCTGAGTCGTTGTCGCTGCTTATGTAGGAGTTGTTGAAGGAGTTGCTGCTGTTCAGACTGGGCAAGGAGACTTTGTGGGCAGCGTCCAGACTCGGGGAGTGGGCGGGCTCGGCGGGCCCGTTCGCGGCCTGGGCCGGGGGCGGCGGACTCGGCCTGGGTTCGGTGCTCTGCTCTTGGGCCGGACTGACGGAAAACCTGCCTACTCGGGCCTCAGAATTGGTGGTAACCTGTATTAAAACACAAGACAAATGACAaatctaaataataaatatctaAATAATGAAGGCATGATGATATTTCTACCTGGAAGCGTCCGATGGTGGCGGTGGGCTTTGGCGAGAGGCACGGGGAGGAGAGAGGGGAAGGGCGTTGGGACACTCCTAGCATTTTCTGTGGAAGTCCATCCACCACATCTCCACCCTGTGCTCCTCCCACTCTGAGCGGGGACGAGGAGCCCTTGTGCAAACTGTTTTCCGGGCTGGAGAGActggaggacgacgacgacgatgacgaggaagtggtggaggaagatgaagaagaagtggTGGAGGAGGATTCTGTGCAGGCTGGGTGCTGCGTGTGAGGCTCTTCAGTGGCCAGCAACACCTAAGCAATGGAGGGAATGTTGAAAAATAACAGCGAGAAAGGCAGATGAAATCATTTCTTCGAGACTTTCAAACCTGAAATCTCCCAAGTTTTACTCCAGCTTGAGGAGCAGCAGTTGTAGAGGCGTCTTCCTTCAGAGCTAAGGGAGCTGAAAGGTAAACGACATGTAAAATAACAAGATACTAGTCACATAAGATGTGCAAAGAGTATGTCACTATACATACTTGGTTGTCCCGACAGAGGAATGGCGCCGTGGGAAGCCTTAGGTAAACACGGAGGAAACAAATTAGCAGTGTCGATAAAATGCGTGTGGCTATGTTTGTACCTGTGTGGGTGTGCTAACAGAAACAGTCTCGGGGCTAAGGGCTCGTCTCAGCTGAGCGTCCAGGTCCTCCAGAGGTTGCTGGGActgcagaaagaaaagagagaccgcttggtttttgtgtgtgtgtttttaactcACTCATAAAATTCCCAGACATacaggatattttttttatcctcttcaaagaatgactaatattactgcagcttactgagcatTGTGACCGTCTCCTTCATATTTATTCATGtctatattatactgccccctgttgGCCAAGGCGCGGACACAAGAAGGAGcggcacaatgcccattgaattgaagcaagaaAATGTGGCAATCACTGTTTATTattcacattctatttaattatgtcatgagAAACAAAGAGACAATAAATGCCGGTGgaatgcatacagtacatagatGATTATGCACACACAGAAGCACATATAAGCTGGGTAAGCTAAAGATAAATCATATTTTCTCTGGTTACGTGTACCATAAAATCAATCAAACCCCAGCGAGGTTTAACTGCAGTGAAGATCATTTTAATCCAAGAGGACACATCTCGCCCACGGGAGTTGCGTAAGAAGCAGGGAGTGAATGTCTGTGTGTCATTTTTACTGAGCTTGCTTCTCGCGCTTGAATGGAAGACTATTTTTAGACAGACAGCGGCCCTcgcagacacaaaaaaaaaacagtctgggAAATAAACGTCCATCAATTGTCTCCCCTCTTTTGCACTATatctgtcaatttgaaatgattGAAGTGCACTTCGCTGCCTCTGTGATTATCGGTTGGCAACATCTATCCAGACATCGTAAAACATTCAATGTGAGTAAAAGCAAGAAGACATTATGAAGACGTACGGCACTTGTGAATAGCAGCAAAAATAACAACACCTGAGTGAGACACGATCCAGGGAGGGACGGCGGGAGTTCTGAAGGAGAACTGGCCTAATCTCGGAGAGGAAAGCAGGAGGGATGAGATTTGTAGAGGAAAAAATAGTCAGTGAACTTGCATGCAAGATGAGTTGTGAGGAAAGTCAATTTGTTAAAACATGATGAAGTTTTTCTCTAAATGTTAATTGGCAGTGTTACCACAGGTTCAAGAATAACTAGTGATcttttacagtacagtggtgccttgagatacgaaagACCTTGACActtgagtttttcaagatacaagccatcatttggctgatttttttgctgtgacttgaatttttttttttgatataaCCACTGTGTGGTGGTGGCAGTGAATTCAATTCACTTCACAAGTTTActgtaaacaaataataataataaataaataaaaaaaagagagaattacACTTGTATTTTATAAAGCACATGGCTTCAGCTTTGGCGAACATGTCCATTaagtttaataataacaaacagTGGAAAACACCttagacgggctaatgaatagcattgtGTTGCGGTTGCTTTAAGCAACGAATTTTTGGACATAAACTGTGGAACagtacatgtagacagataatataacaatactcacagtcatatattctttatcctctgcaaagaacgactaatattactgcagcttactgaggagtggCTGTCTCCAAATATAtcagtatgtctgtattatactgcgcccaggtggccaagatgcaggtaccagaaggagcagcacaatgtccattgaattgaattaaaaaaaaaaaaaaaaaaaaaaaaaaaaaaaaaagagtcaaaaaCTGAATAACTCttgacattctatttaattatgtcattaatgtatgtttttatagagTACGATATTATagtgtttttttcttatcaaaaaaacaattattattatatatttttttaatggcacaTCCATTAATTTCATGATTTGAGATACTGGTGTTTTGAATTACAAGTGTGGTTAGGGAAGATTTAATCTCACACCTCAAGACACCCTGTATAATTAAAATTGAAAGCACTGCAAAGGCACTCACCGGTACCCTAGATAAGGGGGCTTTGGATGGAGTGTTCTGGCCAAAGTTGGTGGCAGAGTTTACTGAGGAAATAGCAACAATTACATCACTGAATAAGCGGAAGTCCCAGGACAGCCATTTAAAGGATGTACCAGATGGTGCAGAAGTGGAGATAGGTGTGCTGGGGCCCTCCACGGGGCTGGGCGAGCCCAGCGCCAGGGTGGTGGGGGGCTGAGGAGGACTGGCCAGCTGGCCGGGGCCGGCAACTGTGGTGGAGGTGCCCAGCGGGGAGGACGTCCCCCCCACCGAGGCTCCGGAGGTAGCGTCGGCAGGCAGCAGGTCGCCCTGGGGGGAAACCGCCCCTCCCCCGAGGTCCATGAAGAGTGAGCGTAGCTTCTTCTCCAGAGCTTGGATGTCATCCGGCTTGCTTTGGCAGTCCATGGATGCGTCACACCTGGGAAATATCACTGAATTCCATTACAAAGTGACAAATTTGATTGGTCCAGCTCTATTAAAACTCACCTCGAGTCACATTCACCACAGTGAGCGTGCGTCTGCCCAGGCAGGACAGCTATCTGTGGCTGTGAGTGCACCGAGGTCGGTTGGACTGAAGAAACATTGGAGGAAGAAGGTGGGGGAGCTGCGGAGGAGGAAGCAAACTGAGGACCAACCACAGCGGTCGCGGGGACGACGCAGGAAGAGGTGGATGAAGTCGATGATGTGGGAGAGAGCGAGCGATGATCGAGCGGAGTTTCACTGGCCGGGAGTGTGGTCACCAGGGAGAGGGGAGGGGATGTGAGCATCGCCGGGAGAATGTTGGAGACACTGCTGAGGGGTAAGGTGGAAGGGACTGAAGCAGGAATGGATACTTGGGCCTGCGACAGAGTCACCACAGCAGCGGAGGAGGAAGCAGTAGGAGAGGCATCCGAGACCTCCTGGTTTGAACTAGAAATGCCGCCGCCAGCTAAAGCTTCGACTGCAGGAGTGGATGCCTGTGAGGCGAGAGAGGAGGGTGGAGGATGGATGGAGTGCATGGAGGCTGGGGCGGTGCTTGGTCCCGGATCCAACTGGCTCCTGTTCTGTCGCAGTTCCGAGAAAGCTTGCTGTAAACTGACTGCTCCTGCTGATTTCGACAACCCCAAACCTTGAGTTGGAACTGAGGAAAAATAATAGGAATAGAAATAATAAGGATATATTTTTTGGTGCACTTCTATAGACTTATATTATTCAGCCATGGGAACTTTATGTCATGCTCCTGTCATGTTTGATTAACCTTCAGACGGTCTTACTCCAATCCACCGGAAGTACTCGGATAAAAACCGACACGCTGTGACTTAACGGGAATAAACCCCGGTGAAGTGTGTAACGTATTTGGGACAAGATACAGTACAGattatatatagtataataaCATTGGAATGGCTCAGTATGTGGATAAATTAGTTGATACTGCTTTAGAAATGTATAAACTGAACATGCCTTTCAGAATGCTCAGCTAAGAACCGCAacaaagaggggggaaaaaaatttggatcgaaaaaaaaaaaaaaaaaaaattaaaaaaataaaaactatgacCAAAAATTGATAAATTGCCCAGCCCTACAAAAAGTGAATGGTGGACAAGGAGCTCAAATAAAATGCTTACCCGGTTCAATGGAAGATGCAGGGGATGCGGGAGCTGCGGGAAGGCTGAATTCCTTGAGCCTGACCTCAGGTACGGGGCTGACAATGAACTTGCGACCCGCGGAGTGGACCACTTGTCCTGTTGCGCGAGGGGGCGTGTCTAGATAAACacaatggttgtttattttgctCGAACTGGCTTGTGCATCTAAATGTTACAACATTTAGCTCAAACCGATCACCTGGCATGGGGATTGATATAGCAAGATTCGGCTGTGCCATGTCACCGATCATCTGGAAGCCAATCAAACACAATTAATTGTCAACAATCGACAGCATGATGCACCGGTTTTGCATTCACCTGGCTGCTAGCGTCCCTCTCCAAGCCCTTTTCATCGGCGTTCTCAATCACCTCCCGGACCTGCTCGATGAACGACTCCCTCTCGCCCTCCAAGATGAACTCGCTCTGGACCTGGGCACCATGAAATCCACTTTTAAATCCTCGTAaggggtataaaaaaaaaaaaaaaaaaaaaaaagaaagaaaagcaccAATCCAACGTACCATGATCTGGGCTATCTCCTCTGGGTTATCGCCATCCAGGTCAAACCTGAAGGTGACCATCTTCCTGTTGTGCGTCTCCAGTTGACACTCTGCTACTCTGTCTCCACGGTTGGATATCTTCACATAGACACAAATACATTAAGATACTGCCGCAAGGGGTGTCTCGGATGTCTGGCGTTTTCTCCGATTACATTGAGGACATTGAGTTTGGCTTTGGAGATCTTCTCGTGCCGCGACCGGCTCCGCACGGAACGTCTCTGGTGTCGCTTGGCGGAGCGGCCCTCGTGGCGgcctccccctcctccctcaTTGCCATCGCTCAGGCCCTCAGAGTAGCTACTGAAATGGTCGGTAAAAAGAGCAAAAGAGGCTAAACAAgagtgtggggggaaaaaaatggtacaTTTCCGATAAATTTCCATTGAAGTTAAGctggggaattttggaaatatttcaaaacggaaactttccatggggaTGAAGGGAATCTATGGGAGTTAACTGGAAATCAAGGGTAATTTAATGAAAAGGTATTTTATTTGACCATAAAAACAAACCATaagcagacatccatgcaaaTTAGATAGCTCTCCTTGCcccattacagtaccttaaatGTTCAATTTTCTTTGTTCCACTTTACTTGAGCGGCAGCACACACATTTCTGGTTCCTTCCTGCTCAGTGGCGGTGCTAGCGTGACGACTCCACAAGGGGACGCAAATTAaatcagaacagtccagttgtaaTGGATTCCTGCGCGTTGCCGCTCCTCCACAAATACCTCCCTGTGCAGCCGCAAATattacacattccaaaaaccgcCACTGTTCCCGCTTACTCACTTGGATTCCTataaattcccatggaaagtttacAACTTTTAAAATTTCTGGAATTTTGGAACCCTAATTGTGTGTCACAGGTATTTAGATGTGAtcaagatgcattatttattattacctCTCTATGGATGCTTGGGTTAGGGGTGGCTGCAGTTGGAAGCGAGACAGGTCGGAGGGCTGAGACACGGACTGAAATGCACACAGTAGAGTCAAAATACAGAAGCAATACACACCAACATTTGGGAGGATCAACAATGACTGAAATTATTACTAAACAGACAAAGGTTTGGGTTCTTCAGGGAGGAGGGACGTTCTCGACATGCCACGACCAGTACCTGCGGAGAGGCTTCTGTGACCGTATCGGGCGGGGCGGGCACTACACTGATGATTGGCACCGTGGTGGCCAATGGGTGAGACACGGGCACGGGAAGAGGGGAAACAGGAAGCGGCAGAGGGCAGGGAGGGAGGGCCACGGCCGCTGTCGGCAAGGTGACGGGAGGGGGCGGCGAAGGAGAAGGAACGAGGCTCGCTGAGGTTGCGGTACAGGTGGGCCCAGTGACACCGGGCTGGGGTGAAGAAGCGGAGGAGCCGATCAAAGGGGGAAGAGGAGACAGAAAAGGAAAGGTAAGTCAGCAAGGGGATGGACTAAAGAAGAATGTGGGAAAGGGTgcagcacacgcacacgcacgacaCCGCTGAGGTTACCTGAACCAGTGCTCGCTGAGCTtggtatagaaaaaaaatgtggttgaTAGTGGGAGATGGGCTGAGGTCACACGACTAAGCACACACACGAGAGAGTGATGAGACAAACCCGACATAGGCGGCATGCCGACGAGcgcagaggggggggggaagcaaagAGAAGCCAACTGAGCTGATGCCAGTGTGACGTCATTAAAgtcaatataaaaagaaaacatttatttatgtagtaCTGGTAACACATGACTGTCTGTACAGAGAGAGGCCTGCAGCAAGGAGATATGTGTGATGAAGCGAAAAACTGGACGGACGCACCCACCTGTAGAGAGGAATTCGAACAGTTTGCAAGGCTTTGTAGCATTTAAAACAAGGAAGGCTTATTTTTGTTACCTGCTGCGGGGTCCCTTGAGGGGTCAGTTGCGAGGCCAATGGTCCTAAAAGCGGGGAACCTGGGGCTGGCTGGGTGGTTGAAACCTGAGCCTGCTTTGTAGAAAACAGGAAATAATCAGAATTTATCTATGTCTTTCTGATGGGAAAATTGCATGAGCACAAACGCAAGGTACTTCTACTAGAGTACGGCTCTTAGTCTATGTTTCATTCTTGcgtatgcacacatgcacacagacaaatTGTCCGAGTATAAAACACACACTACGTAGACAGTTTGTAGCGTTCATAATATTGGGGTTAGGCTCATTAGATTGGGCTTTGTTCTCATGCATGGTCGGAAATTAAGGGTAAGTGCATGTTACACAgtcacagatgaaaccaaacaCTATTTTACTCGTTTGGGGATTCTCGTTTTGTGGACAGACAACCCACTCCGTTTCTTAACCTTCATCCCGAACCAAATCTGGTTTGAAATGTCACATGAATAACAATCAAATCACATTAGAATTACATTAGAATGGCTATCAACCCAAAATGAACCCTTAGAAGGCTGCATACATTATACTTGTCAAGAAAGTAACTTAAACAAGTATAGTTGCAATACATCAGCTAAACAGACAAATAAAAGCACGGGAATAAAAATGATACAAATGTCATGACAGAAAAGCTACGAAGAATGCGAAATGAAAACAATGACGAATATGACACCGAGCCTATCAGCTTTCTAAGGGTTTGACGGGTTGCAGCTGTAACCTTTGAACCCTGCAAAAGACAGtaataacaaacacaaaaagcaaaaaaataaataactgaatcAAAGCGGTACAACACaaagctacaaaaaaaatacacaaaattaaTGTCTGCACATTGCTTTATTTAATCTAAGCCTCTGTCgatttgttgtatgttttggtGTGTTTGTCCGCACAAATCAACAAAGTCTTTCGGCTTTATGACCTTTAGCCAATAGAAGAGAACCATTATATGTTACTCGATGTAGTTCATAAACCAATGAAACAATATTATTATGGCAAGCGACTTTGGATTAGCAGTGTAATATTCAAGTATACCATATGTATAGCATACTTGTACAAACACACGTTTccatatacagatatatatgaACATACAGACAAAATACTACTTACTTAGGACACATTgtgttaataattaaaaaaaaataaaaaataaaaaaggatgaGGCTTAGACTGTTTACAAAGCTGGTACAACAGGGCAAGTCTCAAGCAAATCTGAATACaccaactatttttttttaccattatttTGATCATTGTCAGGGAATAAAAAAAGTGAGACATTCGCAAAGAACATTTGAGACGTGCTCTGTAGCATCCAAGCGACTGGAAAGGGGTTAAATTCACAACCTTACTGCATGGGCAAAAAACATGATCTGGGGTGTCGGGTTGGTCGGGTACCACAACAGGAATTGCCCATGGGTCAAATTACCTTATCACTCGTCTAACGTGATACGTTACTATATTTTTACAATAATCACTTTCTATTTTGAAAAGTTGAAATTTGTAATAGAGTTGCACGGTGTACCGGTACTATAAAGGTACCGCGGTACCTCGCCGTCAAAAACGATACTATACCACATCTGGTATCGTGATAACACTAATCTCTAAGGCAATACCAATACATACAACTCAAGCAACAACATTGCAAAAATGTAATTGGACCCATGGGTTCAGACTTCCTCGAACGTTGAAAATGTGAACTCAGTACCAGTGTGGGGTTATTGGCCTGCATGGCCAGCAATGACTCATGGTACGTCATGTCGGGCTGGGAGGGAACCACCCCTCCATGTCGGGACCACACACTCGGAATGAGTGACTCCTGTTGGGCCGCCGACGTTCCCAGGTTGGAGGACGGGGTGGGAGGGAGAAAAAACTGCATGGAGGGCGGATGCGCCTGGCTTTCGGTTGAGTCACAGAATACAGCGGAGGACGACCGCGGGATGGACTGAGCGGCCGAGGAGTCGAAATGGAGGAACGAGGGAGGAGGCGACTGGAACTCTCCTGCATCAGAGGACTGCAGAGAATCGCTGGATGGCTCTGGACTTCGGTCTTTGGCGCTTAGGCCTGCGTGATGGAGGAGGAGACTTCCTGGCGGTAAGGGCAGCTCGGGACTGACATAGGAAAACATCTCTTCCGTTACCGGCTGGAGTCGAAGGTACGAGCCGGAGCCGCCCGACCCCGTTGAGGTGTTTTCATCCAGGGGGAGATCCATGGAACTCCTCCGGGCTCGGTACAGTCTGGAGGCCAGGAGGCTCGGGTCGTTGGCGGCTAAATGGTAGTCAAAAATGCTTCCCGTAGGCGGCGCCGCATCAGCTGTGACTGGCGGTGTTGACATCGGGTAGGTGGAAGGTGACGCGTGGTGTTGCGCGTCGGAGGATGAACAAGAAACAGGGCAACCGGTGGGTTGGTTCATCGAAGGTACTGGCGGAGGAATTGGACTGTGCGCGCTTAGTCTTTGCATGATGTGAGGGTGCAGGAAGCCTGGCTGAGGACCGGAATCGTAGCCCAAACCGGCAGCCGCTGCAGCCGCTTGCCTCTGCTGGTGGAAACTCAAGAGGCCGAGCTGGTGCGCAGTGATCGGGTAGCCGCCGTACGCCATGGCTTCGTAATGGTCAAGTAAGGCCGCTTGATTTAAACTCAGTCTCCTCACTACTTCTTCGTGTTCCGCCCTCATGTCCTTGTAGCCGTAGAACGTCAGCTCCGATTGTCCCGGGAGATGCAGATGCTCCCCCAATCCGAGTCTCTGAGGGAAACCGGGATTGGCCATGAAGAGAGAGGGCGGGTCCACGCCCTCCATGCCGGAGAAGGGGTGCAGGCTGCTCCCGTATCGGGGGTACGCCGGCTGAAAGTGGCGGGTATGAGCCTCCAGAATAGATGTGCTCTTGCGCCGCTGCGTGTTATACGCCTTTGGGGGGGCGGTCGGAGGAGGTGAGAAGGAAATGGGGCGTTCGGGGATGGAGGGGAAGAAAATAGTGGGGGGGTCTGGTAGTGTAGGGAGAGGGGCGCTCccccctgctcctcctcctgtgCTCGCTCCTCCACTGTAGGGGTGCGCCATTGAATGCTGCTGCGACAATGAGATACAGCGGGTTTAAGAATGACAGAAAGGCAATACAAAGAGCATCGTCTCTGAACAACATTTCTCCAAGAAGCAAAAAGACGTGGTTAGGGTAAATGAGACTATtccaaagaataataataaaaaaagaaagagagattGAGGGAAGGAAGCATGAGGGTGAAAAAGAGGtataaaaaaagatgacaacgTTAGGGAGGAGTACAgctggaagatgaaatattCGCTGGAACTTCAATCTGCCGATGCATCTTCACTCAGAATTTTTTGTAAAACCCTACGAAATGTCGACATCAGGAAGAATCTACCGATTTATGCTGGCATTCtagtacagtgatgccttgagccAGTGATCCGACTTTTGCGAGATACAAGCTGTTGTTGGGCATTACACGTTGTGCATTTCGAACGACATA includes:
- the wnk1b gene encoding serine/threonine-protein kinase WNK1 isoform X11 yields the protein MSDSKSSSKVVKFIAPAPPSPSLQNPRKNVNSSASSDTHVVEKLEGDLEGHPEVQRRQRRHTMDRDSKTAEHRFFRRSVICDSNATALDLPSKGAVILMSPLDCGGPPKLFAPQPLRPGSSERDGREALQGPSIESATPQPSLGLCGGSGEGPNQNVGRDSVAHARPTGSGVVHSTEQVKEPSTTALDVNNKTGDKQEDTTKDGKSAEEKERETELAKARAEQREAEKRVQEDIEEAETKAVGTSPDGRFLKFDIEIGRGSFKTVYKGLDTETTVEVAWCELQDRKLSKSERQRFKEEAGMLKGLQHPNIVRFYDSWEGPCKGKKCIVLVTELMTSGTLKTYLKRFKVMKIKVLRSWCRQILKGLHFLHTRAPPIIHRDLKCDNIFITGPTGSVKIGDLGLATLKRASFAKSVIGTPEFMAPEMYEEKYDESVDVYAFGMCMLEMATSEYPYSECQNAAQIYRRVTSGVKPGSFDKVAIPEVKEIIEGCIRTNKDERYAIKILLNHAFFQEDTGVRVELAEEDDGEMIAIKLWLRIEDVKKLKGKYKDNEAIEFSFDLNKDVPEDVAQEMVESGYVAEGDHKTMAKAIKDRVSLIRRKREQRQLVREEQAKRKLEAEQQEALKASHTQAEVDETEVEQQHHYQQLGISHTTEGGADSGQGSSLFSSDCPQLGQLTMSYSCPPASQPQSQSPYPSTPGGVAPAQQQHPAYAQPPQPVPASHRRRSRSMSVCVPPSSYSLAPTPLAPHLKRPFTPPPDLSSSSSHAGASPRAPRSAEKDTFATRLSKALEAVLPLHSAVSLPRVRRRRASLPALFSSPAQVSTTQPAPGSPLLGPLASQLTPQGTPQQPGVTGPTCTATSASLVPSPSPPPPVTLPTAAVALPPCPLPLPVSPLPVPVSHPLATTVPIISVVPAPPDTVTEASPQSVSQPSDLSRFQLQPPLTQASIESSYSEGLSDGNEGGGGGRHEGRSAKRHQRRSVRSRSRHEKISKAKLNVLNISNRGDRVAECQLETHNRKMVTFRFDLDGDNPEEIAQIMVQSEFILEGERESFIEQVREVIENADEKGLERDASSQMIGDMAQPNLAISIPMPDTPPRATGQVVHSAGRKFIVSPVPEVRLKEFSLPAAPASPASSIEPVPTQGLGLSKSAGAVSLQQAFSELRQNRSQLDPGPSTAPASMHSIHPPPSSLASQASTPAVEALAGGGISSSNQEVSDASPTASSSAAVVTLSQAQVSIPASVPSTLPLSSVSNILPAMLTSPPLSLVTTLPASETPLDHRSLSPTSSTSSTSSCVVPATAVVGPQFASSSAAPPPSSSNVSSVQPTSVHSQPQIAVLPGQTHAHCGECDSRCDASMDCQSKPDDIQALEKKLRSLFMDLGGGAVSPQGDLLPADATSGASVGGTSSPLGTSTTVAGPGQLASPPQPPTTLALGSPSPVEGPSTPISTSAPSVNSATNFGQNTPSKAPLSRVPASSPSELPPSLPGSCLTQSQQPLEDLDAQLRRALSPETVSVSTPTQASHGAIPLSGQPTPLALKEDASTTAAPQAGVKLGRFQVLLATEEPHTQHPACTESSSTTSSSSSSTTSSSSSSSSSSLSSPENSLHKGSSSPLRVGGAQGGDVVDGLPQKMLGVSQRPSPLSSPCLSPKPTATIGRFQVTTNSEARVGRFSVSPAQEQSTEPRPSPPPPAQAANGPAEPAHSPSLDAAHKVSLPSLNSSNSFNNSYISSDNDSEFEDEDFKREINRLQEKHLSEIQALHTRQKEEIDGLFTRLGKVPPAAVLPPVIALAGKRRRPTKSKSSKSSRTSSSHGSKSPLQLGSALSAQSVPALCPGQLAQLAPGGLADPGDGGRSGERPLTAAPSSDILCSTYTSSAALSVPSLCATTPGCVKLSWGSERLAFKPVGRRTRFLSTPCLALWKMVKKVCPCNQLCRTNSTNAVSSSGPLWQSQGGSQCLNVSASHQRKGTFTDDLHKLVDNWARDLSQGKKSTKQLQQAPAQGHSYEVIQSAGLGRKFSAPSQLCPSSMAASTHLPSNPTTSLASRKGSLCQPPTSPAQPHPHPPPPHFIPYVPAPAYTAQWSGPAHGLSTPHAGPLLVSTSQPLSPYAASMGGQIPGQGPLHTFMHKSVSNPGGPNTRTT